The DNA sequence GGAGAAATATTAAAGTGGTTTAGAGACTTACTCGAGAAGGTTTGTAGTTTCATTGAAATGATTTTGATGTTAAAATGAATTGAAGATTTTGTTTCTTACCCATGAGTGGAGTCGTCTGTGCGTTTGCTAAAATAAGAAATCAACAGAACAAACTATTTTATAATAAACTGTGAACTAAAATCACAATATCtgtgtgtacacacacacacacacacacacacacacacacacacacacacacacacacacacacacacacacacacacaattactcACTTACTGCCCATTGTCTTTGTAGGGCAGCATATATATCACACAATGAACATGAACCTGTTTATGGATATGACTGTTAATACATAAATGTTTCAGAATATTAAGCTTGTGTTAGTGTGGATTTAACTCACTTTCTTCATCTGTTTTCTCTTCATCTGTTTTCTTTCCTGTACAGAAACACAATGTGAAGAGATGATGAACTGGACACATAGCAAACCTTTATAAAAGACCACCTCACATCTGTTAACTAGATATATCTCACCTGTTAGTTTCTCTCTGTATTTATAGATGATGAAGCCAAACAGACCCAAGAGGGAGAAAATCACAAAAGTGAGGAACAGCGCCTTCCATGGACCTTCTGAGGGAGAACCTGCTGAGGTTACAAAATAATCTGGAGATTTATATTTCTCCACACAAACATCAGACAAACATTGTTTTATGATCGTAACACTAATTTTAACTGACATTTTTCTTACTCAATAGACCTTAACCGTAGGCTACTGTTACTTGTATGCTTTTTGGTTTAACTGCCCAGGAACACCAAACACAATGGCATTAAATAAGAGAGGAACGGGCAGGCAGGTGTAGGACATGAACAGATAATGATTTGATTTAATCAGACactagtgatgggcagtccggctcttttcatagattcggctctttcggcttGGCTCCCTAtagaagagccggctcttaCAGTTCCACCCCTgcctgcgtctgaagattcgcCTCTGCTCATTccctacaaagaatcagctcttagagcggctcgttcgcgaacgacccatcactatcAGACACCAAACTTCAATCATGCTCTCATGAAAAACTCAACAGAAGATCCTCACAGAATCATGTCTGTCTGTTATAATATGACCAGTACTGTCTCTGCTTTTCTCTTCTCTAACCTGAATATGACCTGATGGCCTGTATGTCAATCCCTCCTTTTCTCTCCACTTCACTGCTGAGCGACAGATGACAGAAGACCTGTTGAACGTCAGATGAAGAGACGAGTGTCCAGCTCTGGACAGAGAACGTCCCATCCGTTGCACGTGTATGAGAAGTTCCTCCAGTAGAGAGGTCCATTCTGTCCGACTTCCACGCGACACTCGGCTCTGGAAACCAACCGCTGGATCTGCAGCTGACGTTCAAGCGTGTGTCATCGCTCACAGGCTGTGAAAAGAGAACCAGTGGGGATCCTACAGCTGGAAGATCACAGACACATGTCAGAAACTCGTCAGTAATCCAATGTGAACAGACTGAAGTGGATCACTTGAAAATTTTTATGCAAAAGCAAAGTTAAGATCGATAAACTGACAGCAAGTGGTCAACCGATattgttttttggggggggcaAATGCTGATATTTGAAGTTCTGTATTGTCTATCATATCTGTAGTTCtgtgtagttcttttgttcattggttcTTGTTAATTGTCTTCATAAATGTGTCTTGTCATCTTGTTAGCCCATTGGCAAATAAAATGCAAATGGAATTTGCTTACCGGGACTCTGTCTGGAAATCTGGTTATAAAAAGGAGGTCGGTATGCACTTCATTCAGATTTAGTGCCAAGGAGCCAATCTAAGATCAGCCAGTCAGCAGACACAAAGTCTCGTTCCCTTCATCAAGGAACAGAGGTTACAGACGTAACCAAAACATTCCCCTTCTGTCACTCAACATTGGGTCAATGAAGTGACACTAGGAGTCCCTATGAAAAATGCTGCAATGCTAAGCAAGTTATCACCTATGACAAAGATAAGCTAGCAAGCCTAGCGTGCCAGGGAACTTTGCATAAgttaaagccgctctatgcattttctgcgtttttgtcaaaaattgacccctagagtcgctggagaatatatgcataataggataataagaagtttattccaagtgtagagtgcatataataataaagtaccgcgtttgctggtttataacatttttatatgattggagctaaatcacaagtaaacagtttATAGTCTATTTCTACTGtatcatttcatttgtgttcttttattgtaatgtaaacattacaaaatgccatgacaaagttaattgtctacgttgcattatttcataacgctgttcgttataatgtcactatacatgattattgctatttatcataatagtttgcaaattgtgcatgtttacactatttacaacctctaggcttatttatgtcctgataattatgtgagatattgacaacacttgtcatgataatcgcatgacatactacaagcaagcgcaataacatacaacatagaccgcaaacaagtttacaaataagagatttacttactagtccatcaacaagatcgccagatcagcatcccatccagtgctgtcttttagctcacaccaacgagtaaaaacctgaccgagagggactcttgtccggttcctaacgcggtcagattctcttttcctactcTTTTCCCAaagcgctttcttaacttttaaatcgtttagcctcacgtctcaaattcgcacgtgcagttgttgttataggcttgatcgacttcgTGCATCGCTGCAGGAGCCGACCgctggatgacgtcaaagtgccgtctcggatcattctcgcggtactttgacgtcatccggcggtcagttcttgcagcgccacacgaagtcgaacaagcctaacgtgtgtgacgtcgttgccgtaaagcaagtcgtgattctcgtgagatttgtcaggggcggttctctcaagcttgcattgctggttttgctatcggcgtcctccccgagcttcaacaggaggatgattcgccctactatgactttgtttaccaccaaaataactttgaagctgttatattaaggtaaaataactgcatagtgtgtctttaataaCCATCCAGCGCATAGGCGAAGTGAACTGTACCAAAGAGACGGGAAAAAAGGCTTCCACAGAATGCCATAAGCCTGACACTGAGAAGTCTCTAAAAGACTTGTGGAGAACACAACCTAACATCAGGAggtaaaagtgtaaaaaaaatccagaaaaattGAAACTTTACTCAAGACCGGAGCTACACACTGGAGCTACCACAGCTTGGGTGAGGGTATAAACCTTGTTGTCCAGGGAAAACCCAAGGTTTACGAGAGGAAACCAGATGGAGAAAAAAGGTCAAGATTGCAAGAACCTGAATCTGAAACAATTGGCCATGTCAAAGAGGTCAACAAGAATAAGGTCAGCTTCTCCGCAAGCCGCCCTGTGAGGACATACATCCAGATTAACCAATAAGGGAGGAATTAATGTGGACGAGAATTGTGTAACTGAACAAGTGCCCAAACCAGGTTTACAGACATTGGCCGGGTTAGGGGCTGATCATACCAAAcacgtttatggcagttgcaagGGCCTTTTTTAAAAGTGATCTATGGGCAGAGAGCGTATGCGTTTATGCTGTTTATGCCGAACGCCTTGCTGTTTTTGCTGCCAGCCGCAACAAGCAGTTTTTAAGGAGCACTTTGAGCAGTAAAATGGCCCAcatcattcgcgtctttccattgtccaatcaaatgagGAGAGAGGCAGGCCTTTCGTTGTGATGACGGAGGTTTACACTTGTTTGGATCAACCGGACTCCACTCACCCACtgtctcctgcgtgtttgtccccctctcaccctcaaacaaggtcagagtgCTTCaatttttgattgacaggacagctgactcggtggttgcctagcaatttAAAAAGCTGCGTTGCATCTTCCGTTTCAAAGCGTTTAAAAcgcatttggtgtgattagTCCCTTAGGTGTTCAGAGCAGACATCACCCTGGATGACACTACCTGCACCCTGAGATTATAAATTCTAGTAAAGGTGTTAGGGGTAGCCCAACCACAGCTCTGCAAATGTCTGATAGAAAGGTGCTGTTAGCCAGCTCCCAAGAAGAGGCTATGGCCCTGGTAGAATAAGCCTGCACCCCCACAGCACATGGCAAATTCTGGGACTGGTATGCCAGAGAAATGGCATTCCCAATTCAAATAGCAAGCCTCTGTTAGGGGACAGCCTTCCTTTTCCTCAGACCTCCAAAACAGACAAAAAGCTGATCAGAAGATCCAAAGCTATGAGTTCATTCCTATTAGGTGCGGAGCACACATAACGGACATAATAGAGACGGAATTGGGTCATCATCAATAGGAAGGGCCTGGAGGTTCAATTCTCGAAAGGGAGTGGTAGGAACCTCGAGCACATAGCCGTTTCAAGGCACCTGTTGGCGGCAGAGAAATCTTAATAGAGTTGAGTGCGATCAGGATGGCTGTCTTCCAAGAGAAGGCACTGAGCTGGACTGATTGTAGAGGCTTACAAGGGGCAAATTTCATTGGCCCTTTTAAGAAAGAATCCGAGCGATTGGTCCCCCTACTGTCACTTTATCGACCCAACATTGAGTGAGTGACAGAAGGGAAACAGTTCATTAACACTTTAACTCCCCTTTTAGTTATGCACATGTTTGttattaaatctgtctataaacaaaaataagggGGAAATGGTAGCATTATCAGTCAGAAGGATGAAACTTTTAtgaaccttcataataaaactAACTAACTAAAGTTCACCTAACTATATAGACACTGGTCAGTTGTGATAAACTCCCCGTAGTGGTGAACCATTGGATTTTCAAAAAGTTTCGAAATAGTTATGATGTAATGAAGCCTTGTTTGCTAAAATCATGTGGCTTAGCCAGTTGGAAACACACTCCAAACCACTGATTTGAAACCAATGATTTGTAACTGTATGATGgcttcatgaagcagtctttcAAACTCGTCCAGATGTCAATAATTTAAATTGTACAAATATTGCCCATTATATCGACCACAGCAacatatcggtctatcactacaGGCAGACAGAATTAATGAAAACTACATGAAATATAAAAGTTTTCAAGAGATTAATGTGTGTCAGAAATATCTGAAGGCTTGTAtctaaaatgcttttatttcaGATATATCCAAGTGTATTTAATTCATTGTGCTATTTAAACAAGTATGTGTATCAAGATAAATATGAGTGATACTGAATGTAAAGAAAACTGATTGTAATCGGTTTCTTAATAGAAAGATGTCAACATCATTCATTCAGAGTTACACACTGAACTCATTACTCACCCGTGATGTTGAGCGTTACAACTTGACTGTCATATGATTTATCTCCACTCACATAACAGTGAAATACACCTGCATCACCAATCCTGAGATTCTCCAACCTCAGCGAGACGTCTCCATCCTTTAGTCCATTAGACTGAACGGACCGCAGGGTCAGAGAGCTTCGGTTCCTGTACTGTTCCTCCTGGGTCTCCTGAACCTTTCCATCATGATAGAGGAGAACAGGAAAGTTGAATTGTTCAGGGAGATACCAGCGAATCTCCAGAGCTTCAGTGTTTATTGGAGGAGATGTCCAGCAGGGCAGAATGACTGAAGATCCCAGCTGACCCACAATCGGACCAGGAGAAACCTCAAGATTGAATGAGTCACCTGAAAACAACAGAGAGTATGAAACAGATTGAAACTTCTATACagtcaaaacaaaacacattggGACAGACTTTTGGGGGCGAGAAGAGGAATGAGGCAAGGGATGAGGATATCAACAGAGAAACTAAGAAGCTTGTGTTGGATCACgaaaataaaagattttttCTTGACCAAGAAAAAAAACGAAACAAACTATTTCATGGTGggaactaatatttttaaagttgaGACAGAGAGTGCCGAAGTCATCAGAGAGCCTAACGTTAATTAAAACTGCCAAGACATGTCGTATTGAGGAAAACCTTTGCTGGGAGAAGCCTCACTTTATGTGTGTTTTTCATGCCAACAATGTTAATTAAATGATCAAATGCATAATTGCTCTTATTTTCACCAGAAAAAAATGTGGCTACTAGAAATGCTGATTAGCCAGCCACATTGGCTGGTGATCAAAAGagttaatttagaaccctgATCATGACACCATGGGCCCTATCAGACACCTGGCGGCGCAATGCATGCAATGTGAGacgcaagtgttttttgctagttttagCCCGATGCAGTTGTCATTTTCACATTCAGCGcaaagttgtttaaatagcacATGCTTTTGCGACTATTTTTGCGGCCATGGGCGTTCTGGCTTGAAAATAAGGTtggttcaggtgcattgttgacAGGTGCCATTTAAATAcactacaccattgaccaactaacCTGATCTAACATATTCCTAACTAATTTAACTCACTTATATGTTTTGCAACTCCACCGAAAGTTTTGGATCAGTCCAACTTGCGAACAGAGGCAGAAGATTTGGGAAGAGTCCACTTGTAAGAGACGACAACGCGCGCTTGCTTATTACACACATGGACATGCAGCTGCacacaacatttttaaatatgaaaaattaaaggattaaaatgtaaaagattattattgagtctcttgagCACATAATGAGAACAGATTACAGGACTTTAGATGGCATGAAGCTGAATTCAGCTGGCAGTAAAGCTGCTTCATCTGTAGTCTTGTAAGCAGATctttttgctttaaaaactgcttatattgcatttatttagtttgtttaatgCTGCCCCATGAATTAGTTGTATTTGATGAATTGGACCTTTAAATATGTTGAGATGAGAACCTTTTGAAGTAATATTTTTCATAAACAATCAGGGCGCTGTTCCAGCGCTGAAACGGTTCTCAACAAGtctgtaaattctttatctcttgcttgttacaaataaagtattttcacttttgcaaaccttttttttttgcatatttgtaaattagtCTTAGCAAAACTTTTTAATATTACAGTGATCATACATCATACTTTATCAGCAATTAAAGCACTGCTTATTTTACTTACTCATTACTAAAATAACAACTTTTAAAGAGAACCAAAGCTTTTATTACACAAATaaccattttaataaataaaacacaacacatttcTTTTCTAActtcaatcttaaactggtttTCTTCATCCGCCATGTAAGTAGGCAAACCACCTTGGCGCGAGCGCAACtgacttttaaaggggatgggaGACAAGACTCTCATTGATTTATTGtacgttatgcccaaaacacacccattactcattacaagaataggaacaacaGTTTTAGACTGTTTGccaggcgcacaaaccatttttcccatagTTCCCATAGCAAAATTGAATTTGGACACATCCTTTAGACTGTGTGCCGTGCGATTTAGACCATGCTCTTAGATCGTTATAATAGGGCCCCATATGTTAGATGTCCAACTATGTTAGTTGAACAGTTATGGTTAGAAGCATAGTTACTTGTTAGTATGACATGAAGATGCGAAgattgatcatgcttttgaacaaaataatcaAGCAACATGAAGGGCATTTTGTAACCGTCATTCAATATATACAAAGTCCTTTTCATGTCTTTTAGTT is a window from the Misgurnus anguillicaudatus chromosome 21, ASM2758022v2, whole genome shotgun sequence genome containing:
- the cabz01076234.2 gene encoding butyrophilin subfamily 1 member A1 isoform X1, with protein sequence MSSGGDFCVCSSVLCFIILKTILVDAAGDSFNLEVSPGPIVGQLGSSVILPCWTSPPINTEALEIRWYLPEQFNFPVLLYHDGKVQETQEEQYRNRSSLTLRSVQSNGLKDGDVSLRLENLRIGDAGVFHCYVSGDKSYDSQVVTLNITAVGSPLVLFSQPVSDDTRLNVSCRSSGWFPEPSVAWKSDRMDLSTGGTSHTRATDGTFSVQSWTLVSSSDVQQVFCHLSLSSEVERKGGIDIQAIRSYSAGSPSEGPWKALFLTFVIFSLLGLFGFIIYKYREKLTGKKTDEEKTDEETNAQTTPLMVLNDELIKKLRKHAGMKSSQFLFFKDNLMMKIIFFIFVLIYLTAVITLDPKSAHPDLTISKDLRAVRDSDSYQPKESGVFPYELCVCGDQAFNDGQHYWEVELQLNNVNPKDYWLIGLMKQGNYDLPDKSALTPSNGFWFLCSDGPNGFHTSTETSITLSFSPKPQRLGVLLDYDKGQLSFYDITEYKHLLTMNTKFSGSVVPLFNPGVGDISSLKILDLSEPAEASDPTVPLLDSLNTT
- the cabz01076234.2 gene encoding butyrophilin subfamily 1 member A1 isoform X2 is translated as MSSGGDFCVCSSVLCFIILKTILVDAAGDSFNLEVSPGPIVGQLGSSVILPCWTSPPINTEALEIRWYLPEQFNFPVLLYHDGKVQETQEEQYRNRSSLTLRSVQSNGLKDGDVSLRLENLRIGDAGVFHCYVSGDKSYDSQVVTLNITAVGSPLVLFSQPVSDDTRLNVSCRSSGWFPEPSVAWKSDRMDLSTGGTSHTRATDGTFSVQSWTLVSSSDVQQVFCHLSLSSEVERKGGIDIQAIRSYSGSPSEGPWKALFLTFVIFSLLGLFGFIIYKYREKLTGKKTDEEKTDEETNAQTTPLMVLNDELIKKLRKHAGMKSSQFLFFKDNLMMKIIFFIFVLIYLTAVITLDPKSAHPDLTISKDLRAVRDSDSYQPKESGVFPYELCVCGDQAFNDGQHYWEVELQLNNVNPKDYWLIGLMKQGNYDLPDKSALTPSNGFWFLCSDGPNGFHTSTETSITLSFSPKPQRLGVLLDYDKGQLSFYDITEYKHLLTMNTKFSGSVVPLFNPGVGDISSLKILDLSEPAEASDPTVPLLDSLNTT